Within Nosocomiicoccus ampullae, the genomic segment GAAATTAAAACAGTAATTACAGGACTTAACTTTTCTTTAGAAGACTTACATCGCCCAATTAGTGAATTCTCTGGTGGGCAAAAAACTCGCCTTCAACTTGGAAAAATGCTTTTATATCGCCCAGATATACTACTACTCGATGAACCAACGAACCATTTAGATTTAGAAACTGTTGAATGGTTAGAGAAATACTTAAATCGTTATACGGGATCAGTTGTTGTGATTTCACACGACAGATTTTTCTTAGATAGAATAGTAGATAAAATTTATGAGATTGAATTTAATCAAGGTACACTATATCTCGGTAATTACACAGATTATCAAAATGAAAAACAAAAAACATACGAACGTCAATTAAAAATGTATGAGCGCCAACAAAAAGAAATCCAAAGACTTGAGGACTTTGTAGATCGTAACATTGCACGTGCTTCAACGAGTGGGATGGCAAAAAGTAGGCGTAAAATGCTTGAACATATGGACCGAATCGATTCACCAACACGTGACACGAGACAAGCAAAGTTCCATTTTGATATTGAAAAAGAAAGTGGAAACGATGTTTTACGAGTGAAAGATCTCGCAATTGGTTACGATAATGTGTTAAACGAAAAGTTAAACTTCTTTGTGGAAAAAGAAGATCGATTACTTGTTCTAGGGCCAAATGGTATTGGTAAATCGACATTAATTAAAACGATTGCTAAAAAGTTACCAAAACTCGGAGGCGAGATTACGTACGGGACAAATGTTTCAATCGGATACTATGACCAAAAACAAGCAGAGTTTTACTCTAGAAATACGATATTAGAAGAATTATGGAAAGAATATCCACATTTTCAAGAGCAAGACATTCGTAAAATACTCGGTCAATTTTTATTCACACAAGACGATGTCAATAAGCATGTCTATCAGCTAAGCGGTGGAGAAAAAGCGAGAATTCAACTCGCAAAACTAATGCTACAAAAAAATAACTTATTACTACTCGACGAGCCGACAAACCACTTAGACATTCAAAGTAAAGAGATGCTCGAGTCAGCGTTGATAGATTATCCAGGCACTTTAATCGCCGTATCACACGACCGTTATTTCATTAAAAAACTCGCTAATCGCATTATGGAGATGGATGTTAATAAAACTAAAATTATTAACGGTGATTATGAATATTATGTTCATAAAAAAGAAGAAGAAAATGCTCAGCTATTATTTGAGGATAATAAAGACGAACATGTAACAAACGATGATTACGAAAGACAAAAAGAGCGCCGTAGTATTATGCAAAAGCTATCTAGAGAAGGAGAATCGCTAGAACAATCCATTGAAAAAATCGAATTAAAAATTGAAACAATTGAGACAGAAATGACAGACCCAGAAGTTTTCAACGATTTTGAAAAGGTAAACGAATTAAATGAAATGTTAAATGAACTCAAAGAGAAACTTGAAGAAAAGTTATCCCGATGGGAAGAAATAGAGTTAGAGCTTGCAGAATTTGAATAGTTCTCCACAAAATCTTTTATATTTTACACAAGTAATCCATAAGTTATGCACAGAGTTATCCACAGCTGTGTATAACTTTTTTATTTTGATTTATTCTATGTATTGGATCGGTGGTGACACGAGAGATTTAGATGGTTTATTGATTTATCGGAAGTGATAGTGTGATTTTCTACTATCTCTTTCGTTAGATTGTCTTTTATCGTAAGTTATAGTGTAGTTATACACTATCTTTATAGTTAAACGCAATTTTATCGCAAATGATAGTGTACTTCTATACTATCTCTTTGGTTAGACTGCTTCTTATCATAAGTAATAGTGTACTTTTCTACTATCTTTTCTGTTAGACAACTTCTCTACTCTCCTCAACTAATAAAAAGCTTTTTCACAACAAAAAAAGATTCTACTCCTGATATATCAGAAATAGAACCCTTCATATTACTTATTTACTTTCTTTACGTCTTCTTCCTGTTAGGAATAGCCCAAGTCCTACAAATAGCGCTGTAATACCATAAATTAAGCCTTTTTGATCCATTGCTTCACCAGTATTTGGTAACTCACTTTTATCATTTGATTCTGTCTTCTCAGCTACATTTGATTGCCCCTCAGATTTATCGACAACTTTTGAATCAGATTTATCAGTAGTAGATGAATTACCCTTATTCCCTTCACTTGCTACTTTACTATTATCTTTAGTGTTAGCAGGTGGTGTAGTTGAATTATCTTCTTTGTCAGTCTCTAAATCTTCGTCTAATTCTGAATTCTCTTCATTACCATTCGTATCTTTTTCTACTTTAGACTCATCTTGCTCTGTCTCATCATTTTGGTCTTCTGATGTTGCTGGTGATTGGTTTTCTTTATCAGATGATTCTACTTGTTCTGAGTCTTGTCCTTTATCAGTTTCAGAATTTTCTGGAGATGTAGTAGATTCAGATGAATCATCCTTATCTGTTTCATCTGGTGCTGGTGATTGATTTCCTTGATCAGGTGATTCTACTTGCTCTGAATCTTGTCCTTTATCAGTTTCTGGATTTGCTGGAGGTGTAGTAGATTCAGATGAATCATCCTTATCTGTTTCATCTGGTGCTGGTGTTTGGTTTTCTTGATCAGATGATTCTACTTGTCCTGGCTTTTCCTCTTTATCAGTTTCTGGGTTTGCTGGAGGTGTAATAGATTCAGATGAATCATCCTTATCTGTTTCATCTGGTGCTGGTGTTTGGTTTTCTTGATCAGATGATTCTACTTGTCCTGGCTTTTCCTCTTTATCAGTTTCTGGGTTTGCTGGAGGTGTAGTAGATTCATCTGGTTGTTCAACTTTTTCATTACTATTATTGACTTTTTCTGGGTCAATATCTTCTGCGTTATATGATTTATCGTATGATTCTAAAGAGTTGTGATAAGTAGGCATACCACTTTCATCAAAACTAGCATTATCTTCTAAAATTTTCTTACGTTTTTCATAATCATCTGCGAAAACTTGAACTCCATACCAAGTAACTTTACCATTATCCTCATGACGATAAGAACCGTAGCCCATATCAGTTCTACTTGCTAACATATTCTCGTTATGACCTTTAGAATTTCTCCAACCATTAAACGCATAAACATCAAATTCTTCTTGCGTTAAATCACTTTCTACTTGATAAATATTCTCAGCAATGTAACCATCGTAATCAGCGTCAAACTCTCTCTCGTCACCATATCTATTCTCATATTGTTGTGTAACTGTTTGACCATCTGGCGTATTATGAGTGAAGTAACCCTCTTGTGCCATATTTTGTGCTTTCCAATTCGCAAAATCTGTTAATTGATTATTATTCTCCACAGGAACGTCATTATAATCACCGTAACCATCTGGTTGTGTTTGCTCAGCTCTATGGTTATTTACCCAATCTACCATTTCATCATCTTGCCAATTATCTTCGCCAACTTCGTTTGCTTTCGCAACAAATTCCGACGATAAGTTTGTGATATCTTCAGATACAGGTAAATGTCCTCCACTAATTAATAATGCCGCCGTTGCTGATGATACTAACATTTTCTTTTTAAACGTCATTTAAAACCATCCTTTTAAATTTTATTGTTTAATTATACAATGTTGTAATATTATTTATGTTCAGTTTAATCTTACACTAAATAAAAATAATTGTCATTCAAATTTTAAAAATAAAAAACACATCAGAATTACTGATGTGTTAATATACTTCTTCAATCTCTATATAGTTTTGTCCATTTAAATTTAAATCTGCGAAGTCTCCGCGTTTAAACTGTTCATACGCAACCGCTCCGATCATCGCTGCATTGTCAGTACAATATTTTAAACTTGGAATATATAGCTCTATATTATTCTTTTTTGTAAGTGTTTCAAATCGCTCTCTTAATGCACTGTTTGCTGCAACTCCTCCTGCAATAATAAGTGTTTCTATATTTTCGTCTTTTAATGCACGCATCGTTTTTGTTGTTAATACATCAACTACACTCTCTTGAAAACTTCTAGCAACATCTGCTTTATTGATTTCGATGTTTTTCTGTTTTTCGTTATGAAGTTTATTGATGACATGTGATTTTAGGCCACTAAAACTAAAGTTATAACTATCATCTTGAAGTGCACGTGGAAAATCATACGTATCTTTTCCTTCTTTTGATAATCTATCGATTTCTGGACCTCCTGGATACGGTAGTCCTATAACTCTCGCAACTTTATCATAAGCCTCTCCGACAGCATCATCTAAGGTTTCACCAATTACTTCAAAATCTAAATGATTGTTCATCTTTATGAGCTCTGTATGTCCACCTGAAACGATTAATGAAATAAGTGGAAATTTAATCTTATGCTCGAGTTGATTCGCATATATATGTCCGGCAATGTGATGGACTGGAATTAGTGGTAAATCGTGTGCGAATGCAAATGCTTTCGCTGCATTAACCCCAACAAGTAATGCACCTATTAACCCTGGTCCATATGTTACTGCGACTGCATCGAGTTCTTTTGCTGTAAGGTTAGCATTCTTTAGTGCTTCTTCAATGACACGAGTAATCATTTCAACATGGTGTCTTGAAGCAACCTCAGGAACTACACCACCAAAACGTTTATGACTTTCTATTTGGCTTTGTACGACATTTGATAGTACTTGATTTCCATTTTCAATAACACTTGCTGCTGTTTCATCACAACTCGTTTCAATCGCCAATATTTTAATATTTTTCTCCATCTAATCTCACCCACATGACATGTGCATCTTTTCCGATACCATAATAATCTTTTCGTATTCCACCATATATGAATCCTTTTGATTCATATAAATGAATCGCATTTTCATTGTTTACATTAACTTCTAAAGATAACTGCTTTACTGAAGGCTGACAATAATCAATGATAAAGTCCATTAGCTGACTCGCATAACCATTCCCACGTTCTTCAGGCTTAATTGCAATTGTTGTAATTTGCGCATCGTCAATTACAATCCAGACACCGATATAACCAATCACATTATTATTTTTTTCTAATACAAAATAGTGTGCAAATTGATTTTTATGAATTTCATGAACGTAGGTCTCTTTTGTCCATGGTGAATCGACAAATGATACAATCTCGATATGTTGTACATCTAATATATCTTTAGGTTCCATCTTACGAATATTTACTGATTCTTTTGCCAATTTCTCTCTGCCTCAGTCAGTCGTAGATAATTTGGAACAACGTCATGTGCATCCACTTTCTCTAACACGGATTCATCCATGCCTATAATTGAAGCGATTCTCGGTGTTGTATGCACACCATCTACTTCAAATGATTGTTTTTCTAGCGTATTATGCACAACGACCGCACCATATTTTAAAACGAATTTGGAATATTCTTCACCAGTTCTTAGTTTTGGCTCTTCTAACACATTTACACCTGTTTGATCAACATCATAAACCGCACTAAAACAATTACCACGTCTCGCATCCATCATTGGTGCGACAACTCCTCTATAACTCGCTCCAAGAACAAGTAGACTTGAAACAGTATAGATTGGTATATTTAAAGCTATTGCCAATGTTTTTGCAACAGTAACACCGATTCTTAATCCAGTATAGCTACCAGGTCCATTTGCAACTACAATTCTTTCCAAACGAGATTTATCAAGTTTTGCTAACTTTAAAACTTGATCAATTGCAGGCATCAATGATTCAGAGTGTGTACCAGAAACATTCATATTAATTTCCGCAAGCAAGACTTCATCAGCAATAGCTACACTTAATGCACGATTTGATGTATCAATATATAATGTCTTCATTTATAATTCACCTACTATACGATCATATACTTCACCTTTAGAACATAAAGTAAATCGTCTCTTATCTGTAGTTATATGTTCGATATGTATCTTTAAATACTCATCTGGCAAGTATTCTTCAATAAAATTATACCATTCAATTATTGTAATATCCTCATTATTGAAATACTCCTCAAAGCCTAAATCCTCATCGCTATCTTCTAGTCGATAACAATCCATATGATGGACTTTAAATTTAGGTAAATTATAAGACTTAATAATATTAAATGTTGGAGATGTCATTACTCTTTTCACACCTAAAGATTTACCTAATGCTTGTGTAAAAGTTGTTTTACCAGCACCAAGATCTCCACTTAATAAAATAACTGTTCCAGATTCAATAAGATTAGCTAATTTACTCGCTAACTCCTTAGTGTCATTTAAATCGTTTATATTAATAGTTTTTTTCATAATAAACTACCTCAAAATTAAAAAAAGTTATAAAAAAAGGAGACCCTATTGGGTCTCCACTGAGTGCCTAGCGACGTCCTACTCTAGCACGGGCAAACCGAACTACCATCGGCGCTGGAGAGCTTAACTACTGTGTTCGGCATGGGAACAGGTGTGGCCTCTCCGCTATCGTCACTAGACAATACACTCAAAACCAAATAGAAGCAATTCGTAGATACACGCTTTATCATATTGAATAAGTCATCGATGAATTAGTATTTGTCCGCTGAGTATGTCACCATACTTACACGCCAAACCTATCAACCAGATCGTCTCTCTGGCATCTGTAGGGAAATCTCATCTTGAGGGGGGCTTCATACTTAGATGCTTTCAGTATTTATCCCGTCCATACGTAGCTACCCAGCTATGCCGTTGGCACGACAACTGGTACACCAGTGGTATGTCCATCCCGGTCCTCTCGTACTAAGGACAGCGCCTCTCAAATTTCCTACGCCCACGACGGATAGGGACCGAACTGTCTCACGACGTTCTGAACCCAGCTCGCGTACCGCTTTAATGGGCGAACAGCCCAACCCTTGGAACCGACTACAGCTCCAGGATGCGATGAGCCGACATCGAGGTGCCAAACCTCCCCGTCGATGTGAACTCTTGGGGGAGATAAGCCTGTTATCCCCGGGGTAGCTTTTATCCGTTGAGCGATGGCCCTTCCATGCGGAACCACCGGATCACTAAGTCCGTCTTTCGACCCTGCTCGACTTGTTGGTCTCACAGTCAAGCTCCCTTATACCTTTACACTCTTTGAATGATTTCCAACCATTCTGAGGGAACCTTTGAGCGCCTCCGTTACACTTTAGGAGGCGACCGCCCCAGTCAAACTGTCCACCTGACACTGTCTCCGTACCGGATCACGGTACCGGGTTAGAACCGCAAGTACACCAGGGTGGTATCCCACCAGCGTCTCCACATACACTGACGTGCATGCTTCTTCGACTCCCACCTATCCTGTACAGGTGTACTCGAGATTCAATATCAAGCTACAGTAAAGCTCCACGGGGTCTTTCCGTCCTGTCGCGGGTATCCAGCATCTTCACTGGAACTATGATTTCACCGAGCCTCTCGTTGAGACAGTGCCCAAATCGTTGCGCCTTTCGTGCGGGTCAGAACTTACCTGACAAGGAATTTCGCTACCTTAGGACCGTTATAGTTACGGCCGCCGTTTACTGGGGCTTCGATTTGTACCTTCGCTTACGCTAAGTACGCCTCTTAACCTTCCAGCACCGGGCAGGCGTCAGCCCCTATACGTCACCTTTCGGTTTGGCAGAGACCTATGTTTTTGATAAACAGTCGCTTGGGCCTATTCACTGCGGCTCATTTTCATGAGCACCCCTTCTCCCGAAGTTACGGGGTCATTTTGCCGAGTTCCTTAACGAGAGTTCGCTCGCTCACCTTAGAATTCTCTTCCCAACTACCTGTGTCGGTTTGCGGTACGGGCAGTCTAACACTCGCTAGCGGGTTTTCTTGGCAGTGTGAATATCGATCTTCGGGTCATTTCCCTCCGCATCATGACTCACCTTACACTCATGCCGGATTTGCCTGGTATGACAGCTTGTCACTTGCACGCACGTCCATTTGTGCGATTCGATTCTCCTCCTGCGTCACCACTTCACTCATACGTGTTACACCGGTACAGGAATTTCTACCTGTTGTCCATCGCCTACGCTATTTGCCTCGGCTTAGGTCCCGACTTACCCAGAGCGGACGAGCCTTCCTCTGGAAACCTTAGTCATTCGGTGGACGGGATTCTCACCCGTCTTGCGCTACTCACACCGGCATTCTCACTTCTATACGCTCCACTTTCCCTCTCGGTTTGGCTTCAATGCATATAGAACGCTCTCCTACCATCCTTACGGATCCACAGTTTCGGTAATATGTTTAGCCCCGGTACATTTTCGGCGCAGCGTCACTCGACTAGTGAGCTATTACGCACTCTTTAAATGATGGCTGCTTCTAAGCCAACATCCTAGTTGTCTGTGCAACGCCACATCCTTTTCCACTTAACATATATTTGGGGACCTTAACTGGTGGTCTGGGCTGTTTCCCTTTCGACAATGGACCTTATCACCCACTGTCTGACTCCCATACATCTCATCGATGGCATTCGGAGTTTGTCTGAACTCGGTAACCCGGGATGGGCCCCTTATCCAAACAGTGCTCTACCTCCACGATGATAATATGAGGCTATACCTAAATATATTTCGGAGAGAACCAGCTATCTCCAGGTTCGATTGGAATTTCACCCCTACCCACAACTCATCCGGTCATTTTTTAACATAAGTCGGTTCGGTCCTCCATCCAGTGTTACCTGGACTTCAACCTGGTCATGGGTAGATCACCTGGTTTCGGGTCTACACACACATACTATTCGCCCATTTCAGACTCGCTTTCGCTACGGCTCCACATTCCCTGCTTAACCTTGCATGTATGCGTAACTCGCCGGTTCATTATACAAAAGGCACGCCATCACCCACTTAGGGCTCTGACTACTTGTAAGCACACGGTTTCAGGTTCTCTTTCACTCCCCTTCCGGGGTGCTTTTCACCTTTCCCTCACGGTACTGGTTCACTATCGGTCACCAAGGAGTATTTAGCCTTAGGAGATGGTCCTCCCAGATTCCGACGGAATTCCTCGTGTTCCGCCGTACTCAGGATACTTCTAGTGCACTTCAATTTGTCGTGTACGGGACTGTTACCCCCTATGGTTAATCTTTCCATATTATTCCACTAAATCGTCGTGTCACACGTTGAAGTCCTACAACCCCAGTCTATACTGGTTTGGGCTCTTCCCACTTCGCTCGCCGCTACTACGGGAATCGTGTTTACTTTCTCTTCCTCTGGGTACTAAGATGTTTCAGTTCCCCAGGTCTACCTCTCATATACTAATCAGTTCATATATGAGTGACATTATTAAATGCCGGGTTCCCCCATTCGGATATCTTCGGATCACAGCTTACTTACAGCTCCCCAAAGCATTTCGGTGTTTGTTCCGTCCTTCGTCGGCTCTTGGTGCCAAGGCATCCACCGTGCGCCCTTCACTACTTAATCGTAATGAATTTGTGAGAGAGTATCTCTACTCTATCGCGCGTGTATTTTGAACTTGTCGTTCTCGGTTTCTACGCTTGAAATCATATTTTTATATATAATCTTTGCTTCTATTTGGTTTTCAATGTACTGATGAGTGATAACACTCAAAACTGAATACAATATGTCAACTTTCCGTTCCATTATCCTTAGAAAGGAGGTGATCCAGCCGCACCTTCCGATACGGCTACCTTGTTACGACTTCACCCCAATCATCGGTCCCACCTTCGACGGCTCCCTCCAAATGGTTAGGCCACCGGCTTCAGGTGTTACCAACTTTCGTGGTGTGACGGGCGGTGTGTACAAGACCCGGGAACGTATTCACCGTGGCATTCTGATCCACGATTACTAGCGATTCCAGCTTCATGGAGTCGAGTTGCAGACTCCAATCCGAACTGAGAACAGTTTTATGGGATTCGCTTGACTTCACAGTTTCGCTGCCCTTTGTTCCTGCCCATTGTAGCACGTGTGTCGCCCAAATCATAAGGGGCATGATGATTTGACGTCATCCCCACCTTCCTCCGGTTTGTCACCGGCAGTCACTCTAGAGTGCCCAACTTAATGATGGCAACTAAAGTTAAGGGTTGCGCTCGTTGCGGGACTTAACCCAACATCTCACGACACGAGCTGACGACAACCATGCACCACCTGTCTCTCTGTCCCAAAGGGAAAATCATGTCTCCATGACGGTCAGAGGATGTCAAGATTTGGTAAGGTTCTTCGCGTTGCTTCGAATTAAACCACATGCTCCACCGCTTGTGCGGGTCCCCGTCAATTCCTTTGAGTTTCAGCCTTGCGGCCGTACTCCCCAGGCGGAGTGCTTAATGCGTTTGCTGCAGCACTAAGGGGCGGAAACCCCCTAACACTTAGCACTCATCGTTTACGGCGTGGACTACCAGGGTATCTAATCCTGTTTGATCCCCACGCTTTCGCACATCAGCGTCAGTTGCAGACCAGAGAGCCGCCTTCGCCACTGGTGTTCCTCCATATCTCTGCGCATTTCACCGCTACACATGGAATTCCACTCTCCTCTCCTGCACTCAAGCGAAACAGTTTCCAATGACCTTCCCCGGTTGAGCCGGGGGCTTTCACATCAGACTAATCTCGCCGCCTACGCGCGCTTTACGCCCAATAATTCCGGATAACGCTTGCCACCTACGTATTACCGCGGCTGCTGGCACGTAGTTAGCCGTGGCTTTCTGGTTAAGTACCGTCACACAGTAAGCAGTTACTCTTACTGTCGTTCTTCCTTAACAACAGTGCTTTACGATCCGAAGACCTTCTTCGCACACGCGGCGTTGCTCCGTCAGGCTTTCGCCCATTGCGGAAGATTCCCTACTGCTGCCTCCCGTAGGAGTCTGGACCGTGTCTCAGTTCCAGTGTGGCCGATCACCCTCTCAGGTCGGCTACGCATCGTCGCCTTGGTAAGCCGTTACCTTACCAACCAGCTAATGCGCCGCAGGCCCATCCTTAAGTGATAGAAATCCACCTTTCAACTTCTATACCGTTGTATAAAAGTATTATCCGGTATTAGCCACGGTTTCCCGCGGTTATCCCAGTCTTAAGGGTAGGTTGCCCACGTGTTACTCACCCGTCCGCCGCTCGATGATTACGGTGTCCCGAAGGACGGTGCAATCAGTCGCGCTCGACTTGCATGTATTAGGCACGCCGCCAGCGTTCATCCTGAGCCAGGATCAAACTCTCCATAATTAAGAGTTCTCTAGCTCTTTTATCGCGTTTTATACTAGTCGCTCTAGTTGTGTTACTTCTTCATTTAAAAGTAACCTCTTTATCGGAATTAACGTTGACATATTGTCATTCAGTTTTCAATGTTCAATGTTTAAAATAAATGGAGCGGGTGAGGAGAATCGAACTCCCGACATCAGATTGGAAGTCTGAGGTTTTACCACTAAACTACACCCGCGTTTTGCTTCAACTCTTACTATTATACAGACATTATTTTTAATGTCAACAGTAAAGTTGAAATATTTTTAATAAGTCGTGAACTTCTCTCGTTCACTTTTATTATTATACATTATCTTTTATATATTTGCAAGAATAAATTTTAATGCGGCTGAG encodes:
- a CDS encoding ABC-F family ATP-binding cassette domain-containing protein codes for the protein MIVMSLQNIQKNYGSTEILKNISLEVKSRETIGIVGGNGAGKTTLMKIMADELSYDGGHISTPKDISIGYLTQEMSLESDKTVLEEMNLAFKDVLKAKDDIDEVTKWLTDHEYTHPEYEENVKRLEYLQNFFEQHNGYTIDVEIKTVITGLNFSLEDLHRPISEFSGGQKTRLQLGKMLLYRPDILLLDEPTNHLDLETVEWLEKYLNRYTGSVVVISHDRFFLDRIVDKIYEIEFNQGTLYLGNYTDYQNEKQKTYERQLKMYERQQKEIQRLEDFVDRNIARASTSGMAKSRRKMLEHMDRIDSPTRDTRQAKFHFDIEKESGNDVLRVKDLAIGYDNVLNEKLNFFVEKEDRLLVLGPNGIGKSTLIKTIAKKLPKLGGEITYGTNVSIGYYDQKQAEFYSRNTILEELWKEYPHFQEQDIRKILGQFLFTQDDVNKHVYQLSGGEKARIQLAKLMLQKNNLLLLDEPTNHLDIQSKEMLESALIDYPGTLIAVSHDRYFIKKLANRIMEMDVNKTKIINGDYEYYVHKKEEENAQLLFEDNKDEHVTNDDYERQKERRSIMQKLSREGESLEQSIEKIELKIETIETEMTDPEVFNDFEKVNELNEMLNELKEKLEEKLSRWEEIELELAEFE
- a CDS encoding CAP domain-containing protein, which encodes MTFKKKMLVSSATAALLISGGHLPVSEDITNLSSEFVAKANEVGEDNWQDDEMVDWVNNHRAEQTQPDGYGDYNDVPVENNNQLTDFANWKAQNMAQEGYFTHNTPDGQTVTQQYENRYGDEREFDADYDGYIAENIYQVESDLTQEEFDVYAFNGWRNSKGHNENMLASRTDMGYGSYRHEDNGKVTWYGVQVFADDYEKRKKILEDNASFDESGMPTYHNSLESYDKSYNAEDIDPEKVNNSNEKVEQPDESTTPPANPETDKEEKPGQVESSDQENQTPAPDETDKDDSSESITPPANPETDKEEKPGQVESSDQENQTPAPDETDKDDSSESTTPPANPETDKGQDSEQVESPDQGNQSPAPDETDKDDSSESTTSPENSETDKGQDSEQVESSDKENQSPATSEDQNDETEQDESKVEKDTNGNEENSELDEDLETDKEDNSTTPPANTKDNSKVASEGNKGNSSTTDKSDSKVVDKSEGQSNVAEKTESNDKSELPNTGEAMDQKGLIYGITALFVGLGLFLTGRRRKESK
- the tsaD gene encoding tRNA (adenosine(37)-N6)-threonylcarbamoyltransferase complex transferase subunit TsaD codes for the protein MEKNIKILAIETSCDETAASVIENGNQVLSNVVQSQIESHKRFGGVVPEVASRHHVEMITRVIEEALKNANLTAKELDAVAVTYGPGLIGALLVGVNAAKAFAFAHDLPLIPVHHIAGHIYANQLEHKIKFPLISLIVSGGHTELIKMNNHLDFEVIGETLDDAVGEAYDKVARVIGLPYPGGPEIDRLSKEGKDTYDFPRALQDDSYNFSFSGLKSHVINKLHNEKQKNIEINKADVARSFQESVVDVLTTKTMRALKDENIETLIIAGGVAANSALRERFETLTKKNNIELYIPSLKYCTDNAAMIGAVAYEQFKRGDFADLNLNGQNYIEIEEVY
- the rimI gene encoding ribosomal protein S18-alanine N-acetyltransferase, whose translation is MAKESVNIRKMEPKDILDVQHIEIVSFVDSPWTKETYVHEIHKNQFAHYFVLEKNNNVIGYIGVWIVIDDAQITTIAIKPEERGNGYASQLMDFIIDYCQPSVKQLSLEVNVNNENAIHLYESKGFIYGGIRKDYYGIGKDAHVMWVRLDGEKY
- the tsaB gene encoding tRNA (adenosine(37)-N6)-threonylcarbamoyltransferase complex dimerization subunit type 1 TsaB, producing the protein MKTLYIDTSNRALSVAIADEVLLAEINMNVSGTHSESLMPAIDQVLKLAKLDKSRLERIVVANGPGSYTGLRIGVTVAKTLAIALNIPIYTVSSLLVLGASYRGVVAPMMDARRGNCFSAVYDVDQTGVNVLEEPKLRTGEEYSKFVLKYGAVVVHNTLEKQSFEVDGVHTTPRIASIIGMDESVLEKVDAHDVVPNYLRLTEAERNWQKNQ
- the tsaE gene encoding tRNA (adenosine(37)-N6)-threonylcarbamoyltransferase complex ATPase subunit type 1 TsaE, with translation MKKTININDLNDTKELASKLANLIESGTVILLSGDLGAGKTTFTQALGKSLGVKRVMTSPTFNIIKSYNLPKFKVHHMDCYRLEDSDEDLGFEEYFNNEDITIIEWYNFIEEYLPDEYLKIHIEHITTDKRRFTLCSKGEVYDRIVGEL